The window CTTAACATATTGAACATTTTCTAATCTAAACTGTTCATGATGTGGACCTGTAATCACAATAAAATCAGTTATACCATTTTTTAAAAATGCGTCAATATCACGCTCTAATATGCTTTTTCCATTAATTTCTAGCAAACATTTTGGCATAGTTTTAGTAAGATTGCCTAATCTTTTTCCATAACCAGCAGCTAAAAAAATCGCTTTCAATTTTTTCACCTTATTGAATTAGTAAATCTATCACGAATTGTTTTTGGATGTATTGTCATTCGTTTACTTTTAGTTTTACTTGAAGAAATTTTAACATGAAATAAAATTGGACCAGATAATTTTTCAAGGTTTTTTAATGATTGAATAAGTTTTGATTTGGTGGTAATTTGGAAAGTTTTATAATTTACAGCATCACAAATTTTCTTAAAATTTATTTTAGAAATATTTGTTGGTTGTCCTCCAGTTGATTCATGTATATTGTTATCAAATATAACGTGAACAAAATTTTTTGGCTTCAAACTACCAATTGTAACTAATGAACCAAGATTCATCAAGATATTTCCATCTCCATCAAATACAAAAACAGTTTTTTTGGGATTTTTTAAGGCAACGCCTAAACCGATTGATGAGGCAAGTCCCATTGAACCAATCATATAGAAATTTGTTTTTTTATCTTTAATTTCAAATAAATCTCTACTAATGAAACCATTAGCAGATACAATTGGATGTGCTTTAGCATAATTCAAAATAATTTCCATAGCTTCTTTTCTAATCAAGATGTTCTCTCCGAATGATCAATGAGCATGGTTTTTTCTTCTTATTTTGAGCTAGTGCCCAATCACAGGACTTTTTCCAATTATTATCAGTGATAATTCGAAAATTTAGTCCTATCAGTTTAAGAAGATCTTGTTGAATTTTCCCAATTTTAGTATGTTCTGGGGCATCATTTTTCAAATATCCCCTCCAACCAATTAAAAATATCAACGGTATTTGATATAATTGAACAAGTGACGTGATTGTGCTTAGGGAGTTAGCAAATCCAGCATTTTGCATGAATATTAGAGATTTACTACTTGAAAGAGTCATGCCTACACCAATTCCAATTGCTTCTTCTTCTCTAGTTGTAATGATGATTTTTTTATTTACTAATCCTTCATCAATAAAATATTTTAATGTAGAATCAGGTACTCCTATAAAATTTTCTATTTTTTTGTTTAGTAAGTATTTAAAAATTTTTCTTTGAGTGATTTCCATCAATTTATGTATCCCAGTTTTTTCAAGTCTGTTTCGATATCTGTTTCTTGTTTAGTGATCTGAAACATCTGCTGCAAATGGAAAATTTCTTCCATCGAAGACATTTCAGTGTTAGCATCATTCAAACTATTTGATGTCGATAATTTTTTCAGATAATTTGACATAGCTAAATGAGCGCATCTGAGAGATTGATTTGCATATATCACAGCTTTTACTTTATGAGTTTTAAGTTCATTCAAAGTAACTGCAGGATAAGAAGTTGGGATTACTATAATTGGAATTGATCCTGTCCAAGAGTCACAAAATTCAAAGACCTCATCTGGCGTATTTTTTTTAGAATGGATTAGTATTGCATCTGCACCCGCAGTTTCATACGCAGATGCGCGTTTTAATGCTTCATTCATTCCATGATCAGCAATTAGAGCTTCAGTTCTAGCAATTATCATAAAGTCAGGATTGTTTTTTGCATTTTTTGCAGCGATAAGTTTTGCTACAAAGTCTTTTTCAGAAAGTAATTCTTGTTTTCCATCTTCCAACAAGCTGTTTTGCTTAGGAAAAATTTTATCTTCAATGCTAACAGCTGCAATTCCAGCGTTTTCATATTTTTTAACCATATGACTGACATTTGACGGTCCTCCAAAACCAGTATCACAATCCGCAATTATTGGTATTGTACAGGTGTCAGCCATTCTGGAGGCTACATCTAAAAATTCAGTCATTGTGAGAATGCTAGCATCAGGTAATGCGTGAGTTGCAGAAATAGCAAAACTTCCAGCCCATACTGCATCAAAATTATTTAATTCAACTAATTTGGCTGAAAGTGCATCAAATGCACCAGCCACACGTACGATTGGCTTTGAATTAATAAGATCTTTAAGAGTAGTCATAGTACTTGATTGAAGTTAGTTCTAAGTTATAATAATCGTTCCGCAATTATTTTTAATAGTGTACAAAATTATTCAACCCTCAAAAATAATTTTTGGGTTAGATTCTGCAAAGAATTTTTCTTATCCATTTAAACCCCTAATAATTACATCAAGTGGAGCTATCAAGAGAGAATGGTTAGATCATTTAGACATAAATGATTTTGAATTATTTGACTCAGTTGAATCAAATCCATCAATGGAAACAGTAAATAAAATTGTTGAAAAATTTGATCCATCGTCATTTTCAGCAATAATTGGTATTGGTGGTGGTAGTGTCTTAGATGTAGCAAAATATGTGGGATTTAAAACAGTAAAGCAAAAAATTATGATCCCAACAACTTTTGGTAGTGGAAGTGAAGTTACAAGAATTTCAGTTTTAAAAATTAATGGAAAAAAACAAAGTTTTCATGATGATAAAATACTTGCAGATATTGCAATAGTTGATTCATTTTTTATTAAAAATACGCCATTAAACATAATAAAAAATTCTGTGATTGATGCTTGTGCACAATGTACAGAGGCTTATGATAGTAAAAACAGTAATGAATATACAAAATTTTTATGTGAACAAGCATTTAACATATTGGAAAATGGAATTTTAAATGATATGTTTGAAAAATTTCCTTTCGGTTCTTTAATAGCAGGATTGGGATTTGGAAATAGTTCAACTACATTAGGTCATGCACTATCTTATATTTATTCAAATGAAGGGTATTCTCATGGACATGCATTAGCACACACCACTTTAGTTGCACATAAATTTAATAAATCAAAATTTTATGAAAGGTTTAAAAAAATTGTTGAAAAATTAAAATTTTCTCCCATCCATATTTCTTCTTCATTAGATGATGCTTCTGAATTAATTTTACAAGACAGAAAACATTTGGACAACAATCCTAATTTAATTTCTAAAAATGAAATAATAGAATTATTAAAAGAAATTAATTCGCATAATTTCTAAAAAATCAATCTATTCTTAAAAGTGTTCAAGTATGTTTTAATTCAGATATTATTGATTTTAAAAGAAATCGAGTGTTAGAGTCAAGTATTAATGTAATTCCAATATAGGTAAGAATTCCCACAACCAATATCAATAATAGCATAGGTACAAATTCAAAGAAATTTGTGTTATAATTTAGAAAAGAGTTATTCAAAAAATCAATTAAAAAGTAAGTTGGTATCAAAGATACAAAATATTTTGAAACAGTTAAAAATTTTATTTGAATCAGAT is drawn from Candidatus Nitrosarchaeum limnium SFB1 and contains these coding sequences:
- a CDS encoding Thiamine pyrophosphate-requiring enzyme, yielding MEIILNYAKAHPIVSANGFISRDLFEIKDKKTNFYMIGSMGLASSIGLGVALKNPKKTVFVFDGDGNILMNLGSLVTIGSLKPKNFVHVIFDNNIHESTGGQPTNISKINFKKICDAVNYKTFQITTKSKLIQSLKNLEKLSGPILFHVKISSSKTKSKRMTIHPKTIRDRFTNSIR
- a CDS encoding Putative thiamine-pyrophosphate-binding protein, with product MEITQRKIFKYLLNKKIENFIGVPDSTLKYFIDEGLVNKKIIITTREEEAIGIGVGMTLSSSKSLIFMQNAGFANSLSTITSLVQLYQIPLIFLIGWRGYLKNDAPEHTKIGKIQQDLLKLIGLNFRIITDNNWKKSCDWALAQNKKKKPCSLIIRREHLD
- a CDS encoding putative phosphoenolpyruvate phosphomutase: MTTLKDLINSKPIVRVAGAFDALSAKLVELNNFDAVWAGSFAISATHALPDASILTMTEFLDVASRMADTCTIPIIADCDTGFGGPSNVSHMVKKYENAGIAAVSIEDKIFPKQNSLLEDGKQELLSEKDFVAKLIAAKNAKNNPDFMIIARTEALIADHGMNEALKRASAYETAGADAILIHSKKNTPDEVFEFCDSWTGSIPIIVIPTSYPAVTLNELKTHKVKAVIYANQSLRCAHLAMSNYLKKLSTSNSLNDANTEMSSMEEIFHLQQMFQITKQETDIETDLKKLGYIN
- a CDS encoding iron-containing alcohol dehydrogenase, producing MYKIIQPSKIIFGLDSAKNFSYPFKPLIITSSGAIKREWLDHLDINDFELFDSVESNPSMETVNKIVEKFDPSSFSAIIGIGGGSVLDVAKYVGFKTVKQKIMIPTTFGSGSEVTRISVLKINGKKQSFHDDKILADIAIVDSFFIKNTPLNIIKNSVIDACAQCTEAYDSKNSNEYTKFLCEQAFNILENGILNDMFEKFPFGSLIAGLGFGNSSTTLGHALSYIYSNEGYSHGHALAHTTLVAHKFNKSKFYERFKKIVEKLKFSPIHISSSLDDASELILQDRKHLDNNPNLISKNEIIELLKEINSHNF